One Engystomops pustulosus chromosome 11, aEngPut4.maternal, whole genome shotgun sequence DNA window includes the following coding sequences:
- the USP54 gene encoding ubiquitin carboxyl-terminal hydrolase 54 isoform X6 → MMSWKRNYFSTGRGGVQEMFTPRNSISIAPSKGLINEPGQNSCFLNSALQVLWHLDIFRRSFRQLTTHKCMGDSCIFCALKGIFNQFQCSSEKVLPSDALRSALAKTFQDEQRFQLGIMDDAAECFENLLIRLHIHIADESKEDICTAQHCIPHQKFAMTLFEQCVCTSCGATSDPLPFIQMVHYISTTALCNQAICMLERREKPTPDMFGELLQKASTMGDLRNCPSNCGEKIRIRRVLMNAPQIITIGLVWDSDHSDLAEDVIHSLGTCLKLGDLFYRVTDDRAKHSELYLVGMICYYGKHYSTFFFQTKIRKWMYFDDAHVKEIGPKWKDVVTKCIKGHYQPLLLLYADPRGTPVSVPDVLSQMDIRQYSRTCYDSEDSGREPSISSDTRTDSSTDSYHYKHSHHESVVSHFSSDSQGTVIYNLENDAGSQSSRDTGHLTDSECSQRHFSRKGPLTDRKRSSSRPRRKGDESQSSGYHSEGETLKEKQAPRAGLKLSSSSSRLRDFKTTVSNMIHSRPSQASQTTPSIHHVGSAVDHTEIKPPSSLAVRPRDWEMENGSNEMKSGLTNRYRPTWRPTREPLNVDSIFRNEKRKNTGYSPLSPFSEDSAKELSVIDRRETTNPDTKEKHPCVKYRSWGVGRGTPPHLVDQQQPRLIQRMESGYESSERNSNSPISMDLPLSENCSAFREYHSRKSPGTAPAPTWRNIPKSQSSSALDMADSASSVWVKVHPSHVAAESPGSMKSELDELQEEVARRAREQEIRWKREKEIEAAMGFNPRPRRFLDLDELQNQGRSDSFERSIQEADSVFEQSLRLEQKGDYTTALALCNEAILTRLSRTKFQ, encoded by the exons GTTTTGTGGCACCTTGATATTTTCCGCCGAAGCTTCCGCCAGTTAacaacacacaaatgtatgggagACTCCTGCATCTTCTGTGCACTCAAG GGAATATTCAACCAGTTTCAGTGTAGCAGTGAGAAGGTGTTACCGTCTGATGCCCTCCGCAGTGCCCTTGCCAAGACCTTTCAAGATGAACAACGTTTCCAGCTGGGCATCATGGATGATGCAGCAGAATGTTTT gAAAATCTTCTGATCCGCCTCCACATCCACATTGCAGATGAATCCAAAGAAGATATCTGCACCGCCCAGCATTGTATTCCTCATCAGAAGTTTGCCATGACCTTATTTGAACAG TGTGTCTGTACCAGCTGTGGTGCCACATCAGACCCTCTGCCTTTCATTCAGATGGTGCATTATATCTCTACCACTGCTCTCTG CAACCAGGCAATATGTATGTTGGAAAGAAGAGAAAAACCAACCCCTGATATGTTCGGAGAACTTCTGCAAAAAGCTAGTACAATGGGAGACTTGAGGAACTGTCCT AGCAATTGTGGTGAGAAAATCCGCATCCGCCGAGTGCTCATGAACGCCCCTCAGATCATTACCATAGGCCTGGTGTGGGACTCGGATCATTCGGATCTTGCCGAGGATGTTATTCACAGCCTAGGCACCTGTCTGAAGCTTGGAGAT TTATTTTATAGGGTTACAGATGACCGGGCGAAACACTCCGAGCTCTATTTGGTTGGAATGATCTGTTACTATGGCAAACATTATTCCACCTTCTTCTTTCAAACCAAGATACGCAAGTGGATGTATTTTGATGATGCTCATGTAAAAGAG atTGGTCCAAAATGGAAAGATGTAGTGACAAAATGCATAAAGGGGCACTACCAGCCATTGCTGCTCCTGTATGCTGATCCCAGAGGTACTCCGGTATCTGTCCCCGATGTCTTGTCTCAGATGGATATTCGGCAGTATAGCAGGACGTGCTATGATAGCGAAGACTCTG GCAGGGAGCCCTCTATCTCCAGTGACACCAGGACCGACTCCTCCACTGACAGCTATCACTACAAACATTCCCATCATGAATCTGTGGTGAGCCACTTCTCCTCTGACTCCCAAGGCACCGTCATCTACAACCTGGAGAACGATGCCGGGTCACAGAGCAGTAGAGATACAG GACACCTGACAGATAGTGAGTGTAGTCAGAGACATTTTTCAAGGAAGGGACCCTTAACTGACCGAAAACGAAGTTCCAGTCGGCCTCGGAGAAAAGGAGATGAGTCCCAATCTTCAGGTTATCACAGTGAAG GTGAGACGCTGAAGGAGAAGCAGGCGCCACGGGCAGGTCTCAAGCTGTCCAGCAGTTCCAGTAGGTTGAGAGACTTTAAAACCACTGTTAGCAATATGATTCACAGTAGACCATCGCAAGCATCACAAACCACGCCGAGCATACATCATGTTGGGAGTGCCGTGGATCACACGGAGATCAAGCCACCCTCCAGCTTAGCAGTAAGACCCCGGGACTGGGAAATGGAAAATGGCAGCAACGAGATGAAATCTGGCTTAACCAACAGATATCGGCCCACTTGGCGCCCAACACGTGAGCCATTAAATGTTGATAGTATTTTCAGGAACGAAAAGAGGAAAAACACAGGATACAGTCCGCTCAGTCCCTTCTCTGAAGACTCTG CAAAGGAACTCTCTGTCATTGATCGGAGGGAAACCACCAACCCAGATACGAAGGAGAAGCATCCGTGTGTCAAATATAGGAGCTGGGGTGTTGGACGTGGTACTCCTCCTCACCTTGTGGATCAGCAGCAGCCTCGTCTTATTCAGAGGATGGAGTCTGGCTATGAGAGTAGTGAAAGGAACAGCAATAGTCCCATCAGCATGGACTTGCCTTTATCTGAGAATTGCAGTGCTTTCCG gGAATATCACTCAAGGAAAAGTCCTGGTACAGCTCCAGCTCCTACCTGGCGAAACATCCCAAAGTCTCAGAGCAGCAGTGCACTAGATATGGCCGATTCCGCCTCAAGTGTCTGGGTTAAGGTCCATCCCTCTCATGTTG CAGCAGAGAGCCCAGGTTCCATGAAAAGTGAATTGGATGAACTTCAAGAGGAAGTTGCAAGGAGAGCGAGAGAGCAGGAGATTCGCTGGAAGCGCGAAAAAGAGATTGAGGCTGCCATGGGATTCAACCCACGACCTCGGCGGTTTTTGGATTTGGACGAATTACAAAACCAGG GACGGAGTGACAGCTTTGAGCGATCCATACAGGAGGCAGACTCTGTCTTTGAGCAATCGCTGAGGCTGGAGCAGAAAGGAGATTACACTACAGCTTTGGCCCTGTGTAATGAAGCTATTT